The proteins below are encoded in one region of Clostridium fermenticellae:
- a CDS encoding CBS domain-containing protein, producing the protein MNIAFFLTPKKDVVHACISGTMRQAIEKMERSGYTAIPIIDDKGKYEGTLTEGDLLWKIKDTQEFNFKDTSKIIIRDIIKKVRNKPVHIDEDIENLISLAVNQNFVPVVDDNDIFIGIIKRSEIINYCYKLLVKNSMI; encoded by the coding sequence ATGAACATAGCTTTTTTTCTAACACCAAAGAAGGATGTTGTGCATGCCTGTATAAGTGGAACCATGAGACAAGCCATTGAAAAGATGGAACGTAGTGGTTATACGGCTATTCCAATTATAGATGATAAGGGTAAGTATGAAGGCACTTTAACAGAAGGTGATTTACTCTGGAAAATAAAAGATACGCAAGAATTTAATTTTAAGGATACGAGCAAAATAATCATTAGAGATATAATTAAAAAAGTAAGGAATAAGCCTGTTCATATTGACGAGGATATAGAAAATCTTATATCTTTGGCAGTAAATCAGAATTTTGTACCAGTTGTAGATGATAATGATATATTTATAGGGATAATTAAGAGAAGTGAAATAATTAATTACTGCTATAAATTACTTGTTAAGAATTCTATGATATAA
- a CDS encoding tryptophan transporter yields MNVKKMIINSLLLAIGAILHQLTPPLILGMKPDFSLAMLFIIMILNDDYKSCVCSGLIAGILAAATTGFPGGQIPNVIDKIVTVNIMFLVLKPFRQRVNNQIKIVFTTAIGTFISGTTFLSVAFVIVGLPTSFKALFLSVVVPGAIINTIAGVILFNAVNIAIKRKAAA; encoded by the coding sequence ATGAATGTAAAAAAGATGATTATAAATTCACTGCTTCTGGCAATAGGAGCAATATTACACCAATTGACACCACCATTGATTCTTGGAATGAAACCTGATTTTTCTTTGGCTATGTTGTTTATTATAATGATATTGAATGATGATTACAAATCATGTGTATGTTCAGGACTTATAGCAGGAATATTAGCAGCAGCAACTACTGGTTTTCCTGGAGGACAAATACCTAATGTTATAGATAAAATTGTAACTGTGAATATAATGTTTTTAGTATTAAAACCTTTTAGGCAGAGGGTTAATAACCAGATAAAGATTGTATTTACTACAGCTATTGGAACTTTTATAAGTGGAACTACATTTTTAAGTGTTGCTTTTGTGATAGTTGGACTTCCAACAAGTTTTAAAGCATTATTTTTATCAGTAGTTGTTCCGGGAGCAATTATAAATACTATAGCTGGGGTGATATTATTTAATGCTGTAAATATTGCTATAAAAAGAAAGGCAGCAGCTTAA
- a CDS encoding patatin-like phospholipase family protein — protein MKADIIFEGGGVKAIGFVGAVCALEQNGYKWGKVAGSSAGAIIASLIAAGYNGKDLKNIMMNIDYTKFIGKGRYLSLPFRILNIILRKGLYSGDYIENFVEELLETKHKTKFKDVSLNGESNLKIIAADVTQKKLLILPDDIKDYGIDPMEFKISTAVRMSVGIPFYFRPVYIKYNGVNNYIVDGGILSNFPVWIFDVEGVPRWPTFGLKFEKSEKGYSNRDDNFISYVLDLAECIIETYDEKYISDKDMIRTISIPTLNVKTTDFNISKEKSMKLFEAGYKTAEEFFTRWNFRKYVDKHRK, from the coding sequence TTGAAAGCTGATATTATATTTGAAGGCGGTGGTGTTAAGGCCATAGGTTTTGTTGGTGCTGTTTGTGCACTTGAGCAAAATGGTTACAAATGGGGAAAAGTTGCGGGTAGTTCTGCGGGGGCAATAATAGCATCGCTAATAGCTGCAGGGTATAATGGTAAGGACTTGAAGAACATAATGATGAATATAGATTATACTAAATTTATTGGTAAAGGCAGGTATTTGTCTCTTCCATTTAGAATACTTAATATAATATTAAGAAAGGGTCTGTACTCAGGTGATTATATAGAAAATTTTGTGGAGGAACTTTTAGAAACTAAACATAAGACTAAGTTTAAGGATGTGAGTTTAAATGGAGAATCGAATTTAAAAATAATAGCAGCAGATGTTACCCAAAAGAAACTTCTTATACTTCCAGATGATATAAAAGATTATGGAATAGATCCTATGGAATTTAAAATTTCAACTGCTGTCAGAATGAGTGTAGGTATACCATTTTATTTTAGGCCAGTTTATATAAAGTATAATGGTGTGAATAATTATATTGTTGATGGTGGTATACTCAGTAACTTTCCAGTTTGGATATTTGACGTAGAAGGGGTTCCAAGATGGCCGACATTTGGGCTTAAGTTTGAAAAATCTGAAAAAGGTTATAGTAATAGAGATGACAATTTCATTTCATACGTATTAGATTTGGCTGAGTGTATAATAGAAACTTATGATGAAAAGTATATATCTGATAAAGATATGATTAGAACTATATCAATACCAACTTTGAATGTTAAAACTACTGACTTCAATATAAGTAAAGAGAAAAGCATGAAATTATTTGAAGCTGGTTATAAGACTGCTGAAGAATTTTTTACTAGATGGAATTTTAGGAAATATGTTGATAAACACAGAAAATAA